The following DNA comes from Diorhabda carinulata isolate Delta chromosome 3, icDioCari1.1, whole genome shotgun sequence.
ACGAATACATTTCTAACATAAACCAAAGCTTGTCACTAGCCGCTATgaactttaaaaatataattttaaaattataattcattttttggtttgttttttttatacttactcttataaaaaaatagaccataaaaaatatgttgaaggCGAGGTCGATTTGTTGGGTGATATTGGAGCTCCATTCTTGGCAGCGTTCTACCTTTTCACTGGAATCGTAATAAACGacaaatcaatttatttgttacCACAAAATATACACCGCACAAAAATTATTGGACaatcaggttaatttttgtcaaactgaaagctcttgtggtggctctatcatggtttggggaggaatttctttcgagggtcgcacggagttagtaccagtgaatgatggaagactaaatgctaaccaatatcctagaaccccatgtagtgcCCTATAAGTCTCGTATCagtgacaactctgtgctaatgcatgataatgctcctccacacgctgctagagtggttcgccagtacttagaagaggtcgagatacccaccctgaatGGGCCTGCATGTAGCCCGGACCTTAgcccaatagagcatgtctgggaccatctaggatggcaaattcagcaacatccgacaccactagatgatcttcaaaatgttctagGAAAACATGCCGgaaggatacgtccagaacctgtttagaagccttaCAAGtcgaatggaagctgtaattagaaattcattggctggttttagtttaagcaccgttcatttttttgtaatttttttttgatattttctgtttttgtaaatcaaactttttgtcctctgtagattaaactgatataaaataaatgttgcatctgttgtatctattggtgttttaattcgtaataataaaattcgaaaaacaggcaacgcatataaaatatttaaaaaataatgagtgatgcgataatttttgtggggtgtatagaTTCTTcgtttcaattttcaacataaatcgTTTTAAATCGATtccaatgtaaaaaaaaattattatgtctTAATATTCCTACAACTTTTTATTCATATCGATCGAATATAAAATCGTTCATTActaggtatttaaaaaaaaataacgagtacattatttagttttttcaatttcatgcAATTCCGTTGTcataacaaatgaaaatgttaAAAGTTTAACTGTTTAATAATTGCACATGCAAGTTATTGCCTTTAATACGAATTGAATTCCACtcgtatttttgtttgttactAATAAAATTACTTGTTACCTAAATAAGTATACAGtaataattcataaatcaaGACCAGTCATACCTTAATATAACAAGTAAAGtgtaatttaattattacagGAAGGAAtacattcataaaaaaatgtttatatgaaTACAGTAAAGACTATAAGCAAATTACGAGGTGTGGATATTAAATAACCGGCGAATAAGGTGGGTGATTTAACACTGAGATATTGGGTTTGACTAGAAACCTCTTGATGGATAGTGTGAAACGAGCTGACGCATTGtactgatgatgatgatgaaaaagtaATAACAAATCAACTTCAACATCTTCTCGGCTATCTTGAAACCGCTTAAAGTACTCCTAATCGCgacaaacattttttgtcaTACACTTGTTTTAATAAATGATAAGTTTCAGTTGCAGAACTAGTTGATCTGACCTTTAACAACACATAAGGCTCCATACTTGTCAGAAGAATACAAATAGGAGCATATACGTGGAATGCAATAAAAAAGGTAGTTTATAATTTGGAACCTAACCTAGTTCATATATCAGTAATTAGAACTATTTctgcttttattaaaaaaagatctTACCTTCTTTTTTAACGAAGGGAACTTATCTATATCTACTTTTTTGAAGTcaattaataattcaatattccagaatttttgaaatcggcgGAAGGCTCCTTAAGACCGGCTAAATTCCGCTATTCAAAAATCTCTGGAGAAATTGATCTTAACGCTACCACGGTCGCTAACCAATAGAACAATGTAACTACATCTCCAATCGTCAAATTCTCAGTCGGATATATCACGACTTCCGCACATATAAAATTTGgagccaaatttaaaaatttataaccaaATCCATAACAAAAAATTCGACATCGATTGACAgtcaaaaggaaaatatgaatgaagttaGCAGCAGACTTCTTGAGCAAAATCGGGTCACACGTCAGGACGACAATCCAGCCAGGTGCAACAATAgctcaatttcaaaaacatcTGCTAACAAATCACTCCTCAAAACAACCTTTCAACGAACTGAACAATCAATATCtgcaaaatttacaaaatctgcacgaataacttaattcgtgaaCAGTTAATTGCAACGTCtggcaaatttcgaataatgcttGCTTCCTTTAGACCAagacttaacctcaaaagaaaataaaccaaacattcaatatatttatataaaaatagttcaacaaaaGGACAATTTAAACTGtgctaaataacttaaattccaGGAACCCAGTATGTCACCAACATGtacatacaaaactacaaaagaggtatgaaaaataaaatgtaattatttctactcaaagataatataacaaaatatcttataaagagaattatttacaaaaacaaattggTAGATTTATATcttataatgtttataacaacaaaagtaaCGCAAGCTGTGAGCAGTGAAAACgttacaattaattttatagaaaattatacgTATAAGTAAAATATGTGCTTGATTGTAAATTTAAACCTTATATAGAACTAAAATATCAGTTAAATCCCATATATTAAAAAAGGAATAGAATAGAAAgcaatattcactttttttttaaatatctattacATAGTTGATTACAAAGAATTGCCAATCCTTTCAATGATTACCAATGAATCATCTTTTTAagtattcttattattattgcaCCCTAGTCACggattatatttataaatgaatcataaacgtatattataaaaaaaactcttgaattattattatcaataataaaaaacttttttcttcactTATAATTACACTGCTTTCAGTTATATGGTgaataagttcaaaatttttgaagtaatttttttcttttgatgtCCGAGATGAATTTGGTTGTTTGTCTTTTTTGTATCATTTGGGGAACTCCACGtttgtttaatattaaattatttaaaaattttaattaaacagaTTCTAGTAAACATTGATTTGAAGAGcccaattaaaaattgtttacgaAAAGGAAAAATACGATAATACACTATTATCGtctcattataataattacatatttgattgtttCCCGGAATACctaattagataaaatatatcatttattaaggaaaaatgatttgttaGTTTGGTTATAATCGTTTATTTAAAGCCAATTGATACAGAGGCACggtcaaataaaaacaaaaatgattaaatcGAATTATTTACCGCTTTTTGGAATATCTGTTATAAACCGATATCACACATTCTTcttttatatgtatattgtatgaatatatttagtttttaattgGCCGTACCTCGTATACTCgaacaattttaaatacttatCTGATTACAGCGTAATTgagtatcaaaaataaaaatatttacccaTGTCGAAcactagaaaaaataaaatagataatagaCAAAAAAccgtttcaaaaacaaaatttatatatataataattgaaatattataaatacttACTTTGAGGCATCTATgaagtaaattattaaagaagCTATGCTCAGAATGAATACTAAGACAACCTgaaaagaaagtaaaatatttttgattcactAAATacacataaatatatatgaggtctggttattaaataacgagattgcgCCCTAGacacgggtggggtaaaaaacgggTTGAATTGAAACTGAGTACTATAAATCGTTGCAAGAGGCCTACGGGGACAATTATCTATCTCgagcgcgtgtttttgagtggtgtaagcgctctAGTGTGAAccgagagagcaaatcaaaattcaagacaCTGTTGAGCTTTTTAACGATATCGTGATtactgaatgggttccagagggtcagactattaaccagacttactatttgccAATATCGCGTTATCTAAAAAGCAGTATTTGGTCAGAAGCTTATTCCAGTCCATTCGAAAGGCACCAGATTTGAGTCGATGgtagcggtaaagcaaaaaattgcAGAGCTCCTGAAGATCCTCACCATCACTGCTTAGATCGATGGAAAAAACTTATGTGTGGCGAGGgtaggggagtatattgaaggggatcattcgattgtaaaataatttttataataaaaccctttttcgtaaacagtttcgttatttaataaccggACCTCgtatgatgaaaaaatgaaaaatgaaaaaaaaaaaaatgatttattgtagttgtataaaatatttagaagtttATTGAGtgttggaaaaaaatagagTAGCGTTGAAATTATATCTTTAGACTAAACCCGGTCATCCCGAATCAACAACTgtctcttttaattttttggattaaaGCCAAAAAGTCACGTCGGTTCGTAGTAATGACATTATATATTTCAGAGACAAGGATAATGGATCGAAGCACAACATCAACACACGACAAAATTATTCTAAACGCATGCCttcctaaaataaaattaaaaaaaaaaattttgttgttcggaaaaaaattatataaataaattattttaaaacgttTTGTAAGTAcggaaaaatgatatttttgagtCGGGGAATAATTATTAGTATAAGttgaaaatgtaaatataataaagaattgATCAAACATTAGTTTTGTAATTAtcgatattttcatattaacaatgtaaacaaattatCCAATTAATTTACCGGGGgtatattctatttatttttcattaatagatACCCGGTAGGTAGATACAGTCCCTGTAAATTGCAGCGATTCTACATTTCAAGTGTAGTGACCTTTTGACATGATGACCCGAAATGCAATTTTATATAGGTACATAACGAATGAAGAGTAtcgtttatttaataaattcgatttttaatataaagtatttatttacCAAAATCCTTCCCGTAGTGGTTTGGCCGGATATCAATTCTCCCGCCCAGTCCTTGGCCTCCGTCATAAAAGTCCCTTCGAATTCTTGTTTTCCCTGTCTAGCGGCCTTTTGTTCTTTTTGTTTCGGATCGTTAGGTCCCAATTCGGGATCCTTTCTACAACACAAAAACGCAAACAACCTCCACACGAGCACAATAAGTAATCCCGCGATGAAAGTACAAATGGATGAAAGTATGAAACACCAGTACTTTCTATCATCCAGGCAGGTGTCGTGAATGGTAACGTTAACTTGCAACACCTCCTCACCAGTAGACGACATTTTGTGCCAAACGGAGGCATTCACGCGGTTGTTAATTCTTACCTCACCTAGGATATCGCATAGGGCTTCCTAGATGACCACCGAACAGTGGCCAGGAGCGCGTTCACGGTTTTAATTCGACTAAACGAGAATGCGTTGACGGTGACGCTTTTACGTATGCGCGACGTTAGACGTTGCACGTTTCGGCGTCGCCGTCGCCCGACgcattgatttttttcctaccctggaaacaaattttaaatggaaataaataaataaatctaacaatattttatacgaatatatattaaacatacgattttgttcaaaattttaacgcgattaatatatattaaaaaaaaaaataaaaattttgaattaaccGAAAATTTATTCGATACCGTACTAGGCACTAGGTGAACTAGATTTTGTTCAGGTTAGACCTAATAACCCAATTACCTTCAGATAGAAAtctttcgaatttatttttaatgatgaatttaaagaaacaatttatatacaggggtttttaatattctcaataataactttggtaattttataatttcgcgTTTTTTgcttctagaaaatcgaaaaattatccgatttcgatgatttttttttaaaaatcttcgtttttacggcggatttacgaaaaaaaatatgggaaatatctcacctggatatttcatgactttaaatgtaaTCGTAAACGCATTTTccttgttcataatttttttacaaagcatcaaacgtggatcacatatttttttttgttaatctacaccaaataacgaacattttggaaaaaaaaattgaaaatcgccCCACTCCCAATTCTCACAGTCAACcgtttttttaatggtgaaaattttcaattgtaaaaacatgataaatcaacatttttctatacatttgtttttcaatttgttcctTATTTTGTGTAGATTACGAAAAAAACAAcctcatttgattatttgggaaaaagttataaacaattacaCGCGAATgagttattttcataaatatttaaaaccctgtaaataatatgttttaattttttcttattcccataatttttttttcgtaaaatcgccgtaaaaactataatttgaaaaaaaaaacactctaaaaaatttaatttttcgattttctacagccaaaaaacgagggaaCCGCGAAAGTATACAATTTATTTGACGTATTACTGTTGTATACATTTATTCACGTCCCTTAATTTAAAATTCTAATCTGActgtttatttcataataattaaataaatacgtGAAcgtttaatgaatattttatgacaataaatattaatctcAACGGAAaatcctttaaaaaaaatgttgtgtaaTACTTAATGAATTATCAATTTCACATCACAAGCACACAAAAGTATTTGCTATTCATTACAgataattattccaaaaaagaCGATTATCTACGAGATAGTACGAAAGTTGGTTTTTATCATCCCATCTGCAACTAGGCAACCATTAATACTAATACAGGACCGAGTCCTAACGTACggtaaagaagaaaaagaagaagaaaaaagattcCAAATAATGagatttaaaaatacaatattttcaacgaATGTCacaaatttatctaaaaatattttagttttaatttataGATATATGGAGATTCTATACACTTGAATTGAAGAGTAAAAAGAAAGTGAAtggaaagttattttttatttgatccaAATTGCAACCCTAGTTACGTAAGAAGTgagtaattaaatttttttggccTGCGCTGTATATTTTTAAGGCGCGTCGACGCTGGCGTCGTTGGCATCCTTATCGATTGTCGCAGCGATCGAAACCGAGAAATACCTTCGTTACATCAAATAATAAcctatatttacaaaaatactgTATAGGTTGTCCCAAAAAAGAAGTATAATAACcaattatttttcgttaattaacaaacactctatatatataaaaaagatctaagatatgtatattaataaatgtcatattattaatataatttggtTAAGAAAATCTCACGTCAAATAATGACAGTGATTCGTTAACAGatcattatatcaaaaatttaaccccatttccatatttttttttcttcaattaattattctttCATTTGAATATGAGCAAAATTGATTCAAGTACAAATACAACGAAAACCGATGAAACTAATATAGAAAGTAACGAAGAAGAAGTTAATGAAGACGAAGTAGAACCGGACGTTTATGAAAAACAACTTTGTATAAGAGATTTACCGATAACTGAAGGATGTTTTGAATCGCCTATcgatatcaatttaaaaaataccaaaGTCGTCATTTTACCCCCATTAGTTTGggtaaatttcgaaaatccacctaaaaagacaaaaataacaaatacgGGACAAACCAGTAAGTATAAGTAGTAGAGTATAAGatgttacaaaatttgatttttattaaatttgcatcaatttgtttaattctaattttagtCAAATTGTTTTCTTACCGTGATTTTTCCTTGACTTCGTTCCCTTTTCCaccgtttttttataatatattttagtaattttcaGTGCGAAATGGAAAGAAGAACGTCCTTATATTACGAACGGTCCTTTCGTGGGAAATTAcgtattttccaattttcatctTCATTGGGGATGTAGCGCGATGGAAGGTAGCGAACATACGATGGACGGTTGTAAATATCCTGTTGAATTGCAcgcgatttttttcaaaagttgttATTTGACTCAAGAATCGGCTTTAAAAGAACAAGACGGTATTGCCGCTTTAGTATATTTATTCAAGGTTGTCTCTTATTTACtataattccatttttattatttatacgtgtatatatatatatatatatatatatatatataaatataaacattattacgTCCGTACAAAAGTCATACACTGTTGCGTCCTCAAGAAAACCAAGAGTTAACCATGATCTTATTGTGTATACTGGTTTACCAATGAAGTAGATGGATAGGACTATATGTAGATAATtgatattcacaattttcaaatatacaaattttcattcattctacAACAATGCTGCTTCCTTATAACAAGTAACTTTGTCAGCTCCATATAATGACTACACCATACATTGCTGCATCCGTGCGGTGTTGTCAAACCGCCAGGACGCAATAATAtactatcattaaatatcaCATGAAATGTATATAATCTTAAAAGAGTTTCCTTGTAGAAATATATCTCTGATTTTAAGAATATGGAAAAGACAATGTAAAATACGCAATAACTCTAATAATTAGCTACTGGTATACACTTTTTCCGactcaaaaaaatggaaagcatGTGGGGATTGATCAGGTATGCCTCTAAAATATACCTCCAGAGGAAAGTGATAACTATACTTGTGAAACATCGCAATCCAACAATAACCATAAATCGTGCAAAGTCAATTGTTACCAACTTTTTAATCGTATTTTAAAGAGAATAGCCAGGAGGAAATGGATTGACCAAATCGAAAATATGGATATTGATAAAGAGAAAACAGAAATTGAGACAATAGCTAGGGACAGAAAGGGAACAGTACAAATAAATCATGAAGCTAAATTTATaccagttttattgattttttaaaatataatagaaatccTTTATATGCACTATCAACTCTATTTTCTGCttttagtataataattttgaacaaatacttTGATTTTTAGCCAATctttgtttagaattttttcatattttgttttcagatCTTCACATTCGAATCTTTTAGGGGGCTTCTTAGTTTTAATATGATCTTTAAAATAGTTTAGTGTGACTTTTTTTTGGTCATCTGTCCAAGGAACCAGTTTacgagtttttttctttttagtccCTGCAACAGGTTTCCCATCAACGTTGTTTGTTGGAACAAAATCTTGAGCAGATGGCTTTGACGTATCTAACAGTTCCCTTATTATTGGATTTTCATCCTCGTCACTATCATTATCAGAGTCTCGGTcacttagaagatttttttccatatcaatgtttatttcatcaatagatTTTCCTTTATATTGATCTGCTCCGCCTTTTTCCATTACCATCAACAGTTTAGATATCTTCGTCGTTTGATAAACATCATCGGGTAGTCGATAGGAATTTCTGTGAACACCACTTGTGTGTCCCATAAATGTCGCCAACTGTTCTATTTCCCCATCTGATAAGTTGAATAATTGCGATAAAGTTGCAAGATGTTTGCGCAGTCGGGTTGACGTAATTGATGATGGGTTTTGTGCTCAACATAATTTAGCATGTTTGGCTAACACTTTATAACCTATCAAATGTGAATTTGAATTCGCCATTGCGAAAAGATATGGGTTATTTATGGTCACAAAATGGTGTCTAActtctaacatttttttgatattgtcttGTATGTCAAATTATTAAATGCTTGAATTGTATcagactttttttgatattgctgATGGTCGATATCATCTTCTATGATATATTTCATATCCTCAGCTCCTTTAATTAGGACTCTTAAAGATTCTCCAGATAAGTCAATGAGATGATTCCTTAATAAACGCAAATCACTGGCAAGAGGTACAATGGTTACTTTGTTCCATTTGTTAAGATTAAGGTTGTAACTGGCATGTGAAGAAATCTCACAACTccaattagtttcaaaaagaCGAATCAACGTTTTCAAGTCCGCCTCTATTTCCGCAGTAGATAAAGTGGTACCTTTATTTTTAGTGTAAATATCGCAACACTGTTTCAAAGACGTAACAATATTCATGGCGAAAGTTGGAGACAGATAAACATCTCGTTCCGAATCATATTTAGCAATTCGTTTTGTGGCTTCCACGAAAATGTCGAAATACTTTGGCTTCAAAGCTGAAATGAATGTGGTTATGGATGGATCCAACTTTCTTATTTCCAAAAGGATTTTAGAAAGTTCTCTCATTTTGCGTGATGTTacgtaaataaaatgtttttcacggTGCGTTTTTAAGTACTTAGCTCCGAACTCGCAAATAAGTGGATCTTTTTGAGCTTCCAAAGACAACTTGTCCGCTCTCATATGCGGGAATTCCTCTTTCAGTCGTTGATCTACTTTGGCATTATGGAATAGTTTTAACTGTTTGCTATTTTGAGAGCTACCAGAATCTCtctttacacattttttcttatgtctGTATAAAAGTTTCGAGGAAAAATACCCTAAACAGTTGTTACAAGGTACTTTATCTCTCTCTGGTACATAACCCTCCCTAACAGGCTTAAAACAAGTGCCACCGTCGGCCAAATAATTTCCCTTTCTTCTAAGGTCATTGGATAGctcttttctttctttacttTTAACGGGCTTTGCTAAAATTCTTGCTACATCTATTTCGTTTGAATGGTTCCGTATCACATGGCGGCCGAAATTTAGAACCTTAGTTTCGCAATAATAACAATGATCCGGTTTTCTCTTATATGGTGTTTTAATTGGTTTTGTACAACTTAAAGTACTCGGTAACCTTGAATTGTTACATAAATCTTGGTCTTTATCCATCGTTTTAGTAGTAATCAACTGTCTACTGCTTGAAGTATTCGGTACATTTAAATCGTATTCGTTATCTTTAGCTGTATCATACACACCAATAGAGGGCGAATTAACATAATCAGTAGTAATCTTCATCTGGGTTGAGCTTTTGTTATTAGGTTTCTTAGTCTTCTTCGGTGCTGGATTCTCATCAACATCTGAGCAGCTATCCTGCGAAAAAAATGTAACGTGAATTATCTCGTGAACCAATTAGGTGATAAATGTATAAGAATTTCTAAAACTAGAAAGAATTTAGTGAATAGCTATTTAAGTTCTTAGTGCCATAATAAGTGTTTTATAGTACGCGTCTGGAAGTTTGCCGAACGAGCTGTATGCTAATTCTCTTACCAGACAAAAGTACTATAAAACAAGAATATGCCATGTATAATATACAAGGTTTTATCTTCGATCCCTCACCGCAATTTCGATCGActatttctgcaattttttataatcactaAGAACAAAAGTAATACTAGTTTTTCTAAAACCCCTTAACAAAGTAGAATTCGACGCTTTCAAATCCCAACACAAAGTAAACGTTTTCCGGGAAATCAGTATGGGCCTGGATATTTATCTACTCACAGGCAAGGTCCAAAACCTATATtcacaatttaatgaaaatggaaaaaaaattttacttacttcGTCACTACTAGGACAATATAGAGAATCTTCACTTGACGAAGCATTAAAAGGATCTTCCGGTGTACATGGAGATGACTctgtattcatttgaattttatcatattcaaatattttgtttgaggtAATATTCAGTTctgactaaaatataaaaagcaaaaaaacgttTGGATAATGgagaaattattagttttgtttgggaatacaaaatacaaaatgaaggagaaggcgttttacctattttgaatttgaaaaatatttgtagaaaaattaacaCATGACAACATGTTTTTCAGTagctacaaaattaaattaaattgcaaaatttcaaaactatcaCTTTTACTCACTAAAAGACAATGAGTGACAATACcaataattattagtaattggaggtaactgaaaatttttataaagacaaaaGTCATAAGAAAATCACGaatgtaataatttcatatatattataaaaatacttacctTCTTCAGTATCAAAACTCAagttactgaatattttatcaatgcGCCTTGTCATATTAGCACACTGGAAGCAACAATGTCTTAGAATAACACGATCTCACAAGCACAAGAAACgttaaaacacaatattttgggTCTAAAAATAGAgagcagtgttgccatatctcggaCGCAACAACATATTacgtttctaaaatatatacttaagtGTGTATACAATATTTGGTACTCTGCCGGAAAATCAATGAACTaacaatatacattttcatccATATTAGTAATATTATTGCGTCCAATTCCAAAtagaaaatccaataaaatcatAGAGATCACTAGATGACGTTgagttttataaagaaatagaaatgtaGGAACCTTTGTTGACTgttcttgttaatatttttcacaaacgtTGGCAAAAATCCACAAAAACATGGATTGACATTGTTGCGTCCGATATTCGGACGCAATAATTCGAAGGAAGCAATAGTGTATGTGTTTGGGATGTTTATGGACGCAACAATGAtagaagtttatatatatatatatatatatatatatatatatatatatatatatatatatatatatagatagagagagagagaaagaaggtgtttatatttttagattcaAGATGATATTAATCCcggttttcaaataataatcgattcttTGAAAGACATCGCCACCGCCGgtaattcgaaaaaaatcgaaaatatcgTTGTAACTAGACTGTTTAAGGAATTTAGGGacgattattttttgtattgggGATCGGTTAGTACGGAAAAATGCATCCATTACGTATTATGGTTAATTACAAGGATACCTATAGGTTTATCCATAGATCaggtaaataaaaacaatattcattcACACACTACCAGTCGAACATTTTTACCCACCCTATAcgcaacaaataaaaataataatactacaatctataatttaaatttttgattcatcgaTGTACTTTGCTTTTATTAATATGATCAATGTTTTCCGACTTCCTTGTAGAATATATCTCTCAATAACTCAATCGGGTTGACTGTGAcggttaaataattattttcagtgtacattcttcctttacaattctttcaaatcgaggaatgcttgggacCGGAtctttcctcc
Coding sequences within:
- the LOC130891873 gene encoding carbonic anhydrase 3-like, whose protein sequence is MSKIDSSTNTTKTDETNIESNEEEVNEDEVEPDVYEKQLCIRDLPITEGCFESPIDINLKNTKVVILPPLVWVNFENPPKKTKITNTGQTIIFSAKWKEERPYITNGPFVGNYVFSNFHLHWGCSAMEGSEHTMDGCKYPVELHAIFFKSCYLTQESALKEQDGIAALVYLFKIQDDINPGFQIIIDSLKDIATAGNSKKIENIVVTRLFKEFRDDYFLYWGSVSTEKCIHYVLWLITRIPIGLSIDQIDALRYIFDENGEPLLRNYRDVQDSNNRSVFHVSPSTSLYSSLLPLPEHEVVQIY